In Primulina huaijiensis isolate GDHJ02 chromosome 16, ASM1229523v2, whole genome shotgun sequence, a single genomic region encodes these proteins:
- the LOC140961326 gene encoding protein PHLOEM UNLOADING MODULATOR-like yields MRPALLRHLSIGGLGLTAIAYVGIDYLRHLSPPWHERLQPVLWAAFAIAAVMRVVVYKHWSLELRAAIPFILSMIFMLSALLFEAISVRSVTAVLGLEWHNATAPLPDIGQWLLLALNDKLPPMLVDILRARIIGLHHFLMLFIMLAFSVLFNSIEAPGLGLGARYMFTMGIGRLLRAIAFVSTILPSPRPWCASARFKVPPQPHRWAEKYYVPYATDSNAIRHIIQHDFAYAVAGEHGQDFQPQWGSMNFLADFLRPTASEASSSWLNLLKKAGGGCNDLLYSGHMLVAVLTAMAWTEAYGGFSSTLIWILVLHSAQREIRERHHYSVDCIVAIYMCIFLWKMTGFFWPTKNTARDRRLNKLAKIQNRLLQAAKDSDMDEVRELLKEVELSSQVSRKPKSKAMWLFSGATIFFTLVIVFLAFTLTSDG; encoded by the exons ATGCGTCCGGCACTACTCCGTCATCTTAGTATCGGCGGGCTGGGCCTCACCGCAATTGCATATGTGGGCATAGATTACCTACGCCACCTATCGCCGCCCTGGCACGAGCGGCTGCAGCCCGTTCTTTGGGCCGCGTTTGCTATTGCCGCCGTTATGCGCGTCGTGGTTTACAAGCACTGGTCTTTGGAACTACGCGCCGCCATTCCCTTTATCCTCTCGATGATTTTTATGCTCTCAGCTCTTCTCTTTGAAGCCATTTCTGTTCGATCTGTTACAGCTGTTCTTGGGCTCGAATGGCATAA TGCTACGGCACCTCTTCCTGATATCGGCCAGTGGTTGCTTCTTGCATTGAATGACAAACTGCCGCCAATGTTGGTTGATATTTTGAGAGCTCGTATCATTGGATTGCACCATTTCTTGATGTTGTTTATAATGCTTGCATTCTCGGTATTATTTAACTCCATCGAAGCGCCTGGTCTAGGCCTAGGTGCAAGATACATGTTCACCATGGGTATTGGGCGGCTTCTTCGGGCGATAGCTTTTGTGTCTACAATATTGCCTTCACCGCGCCCGTGGTGTGCCTCTGCTAGGTTTAAAGTCCCTCCACAACCTCATCGGTGGGCTGAGAAGTATTATGTTCCATATGCTACAGATTCTAATGCTATACGACACATCATTCAACATGATTTCGCTTATG CTGTTGCAGGAGAGCATGGCCAGGATTTCCAACCTCAGTGGGGGTCGATGAACTTTCTTGCTGATTTTCTTCGCCCTACAGCTTCTGAGGCATCTTCGTCATGGCTCAATCTTTTGAAAAAAGCTGGGGGTGGATGCAACGACCTACTATACAGTGGTCATATGCTTGTTGCAGTCTTGACAGCTATGGCCTGGACA GAAGCTTATGGAGGGTTCAGCTCAACACTTATCTGGATCCTCGTGTTACATAGTGCCCAACGAGAAATCCGGGAGCGCCACCATTACAGTGTGGATTGTATTGTAGCCATCTACATGTGCATATTTTTGTGGAAAATGACCGGTTTTTTCTGGCCGACTAAGAACACTGCTAGAGATAGGAGGCTAAACAAACTCGCGAAAATACAGAACAGATTGCTACAAGCGGCCAAAGACTCGGATATGGATGAAGTGAGGGAACTTCTTAAAGAGGTGGAGTTGAGCAGCCAAGTTAGCCGGAAACCGAAAAGCAAGGCTATGTGGCTGTTTTCGGGTGCAACCATTTTCTTCACGCTTGTAATAGTATTTCTTGCCTTCACATTGACAAGTGATGGCTGA
- the LOC140962094 gene encoding UPF0496 protein At1g20180-like translates to MWQRFQNSVIGMKDKKKMKESGRTLNVNDEYLCAVRTKSYADFFLKVQLIVNNPSSSPASILHGGITEILQPGQETITQVLESALVSTKSSCDLKSILLNYFDTSAQASKFCSQLLEILIEIRADYRFINQVMDSIIHYSSEQLSFILSELHSCAILKHPFSYMSKQDFNVIHEKHSSVAQQLKSKRKRVARKIKLIKFFNKASGVCATVACGLVAAAAMFLVIHTLTALLMGPALLSLPIKPLKKKILNFRFLKYGSLRRTLELLDVAAKGAYILNRDFDTMSRLVGRLQDEIEHKKRMIQFCLEKRGDRLSLEVLKELKKNELGFKKQVEELEEHVYLCLVTINRARALVIKEICQDHSES, encoded by the exons ATGTGGCAAAGATTCCAAAATTCAGTGATAGGGATGAAAG ACAAGAAGAAAATGAAAGAATCTGGTAGAACCCTCAATGTAAACGATGAATATCTTTGTGCGGTAAGAACCAAATCCTACGCTGATTTCTTCTTAAAAGTTCAGTTGATCGTAAACAATCCATCTTCATCACCGGCTAGCATCCTCCATGGAGGGATCACGGAAATCCTTCAACCTGGCCAAGAAACTATTACTCAAGTTCTTGAATCAGCCCTTGTTTCGACCAAATCATCATGCGATCTTAAATCCATTCTGTTAAATTACTTTGATACAAGTGCCCAAGCCTCAAAATTCTGCAGCCAACTTCTCGAAATCTTGATCGAAATTCGAGCTGATTATAGATTCATCAATCAAGTTATGGATTCAATTATCCACTACTCCTCCGAGCAGTTGAGCTTCATTTTATCCGAGCTGCATTCTTGTGCTATTCTAAAACACCCCTTCTCCTATATGAGCAAACAAGACTTTAACGTCATTCATGAGAAACATTCATCTGTTGCACAACAATTGAAGTCTAAGAGGAAAAGGGTAGCAAGAAAAATCAAactgattaaattttttaacaagGCTTCGGGGGTTTGTGCAACAGTAGCCTGTGGCTTAGTCGCTGCAGCAGCCATGTTTTTAGTAATACACACTCTCACAGCTTTACTAATGGGGCCTGCTCTCTTAAGCTTGCCTATAAAACCGCTGAAGAAAAAGATCCTAAATTTCCGGTTCTTGAAGTATGGATCTTTGAGAAGAACTTTGGAGCTGCTTGACGTAGCAGCAAAGGGTGCATACATCCTGAACCGGGATTTCGACACGATGAGTCGACTCGTCGGTCGACTTCAAGATGAGATCGAACACAAAAAGAGAATGATTCAGTTCTGTTTAGAGAAGAGGGGAGACAGGCTTTCTTTAGAAGTGTTGAAGGagcttaaaaaaaatgaattaggatTCAAGAAACAGGTGGAGGAGCTTGAAGAGCACGTGTACCTCTGCCTTGTTACGATCAATCGAGCTAGAGCATTGGTGATCAAGGAAATTTGTCAAGATCATTCAGAAAGTTGA
- the LOC140961296 gene encoding G-box-binding factor 4-like isoform X1, with translation MASSKHMASGKSDLKRKLSACSSTSVAIDLLRNDSTSNAHDNLISLDGFLRNAYGERNQSPDQDRRRSVGEAESFTGTLLNAKITLLDAAGAVSRSSDGEEEPRKLVRKTAEEVWREIVDGKKSGQQPKKEMMTLEDFLVKAAAKEEEEAADTVAVKEEKLSGGIYSYKNSGVVGIGIGVGLDVGGLGSGRGRRSLSLLEPLEKAAQQRQRRMIKNRESAARSRERKQAYQVELELMEMKLEEENERLLIEKEKLTKMRLKQLMENVIPTVEKQKPPRVLRRFRSMLW, from the exons ATGGCGTCGTCGAAGCATATGGCTTCTGGGAAATCTGATCTTAAGCGGAAGCTGTCCGCGTGCTCCTCTACTTCTGTTGCTATAGATCTACTTAGAAATGACAGCACCAGCAATGCTCAcgataatttaatttcattggATGGGTTTTTGAGAAATGCATATGGGGAAAGGAATCAGAGCCCTGATCAAGACCGTCGCCGTTCTGTTGGTGAGGCAGAGAGTTTTACTGGTACTCTGTTGAATGCAAAGATCACTCTTTTGGATGCTGCTGGAGCTGTGTCTCGAAGTAGCGATGGAGAAGAGGAACCGCGGAAGTTGGTGAGGAAAACAGCTGAGGAAGTTTGGAGAGAGATCGTGGATGGGAAAAAGAGTGGGCAGCAGCCGAAGAAGGAGATGATGACTTTGGAGGATTTTTTGGTGAAAGCTGCGGCaaaggaggaggaggaggcggCAGATACGGTGGCCGTTAAGGAGGAGAAGTTGAGCGGGGGAATTTATTCTTACAAGAATTCTGGAGTTGTGGGAATAGGTATTGGGGTAGGATTGGATGTTGGGGGGTTGGGAAGCGGAAGAGGGAGACGGAGTCTGAGTTTGTTGGAGCCCTTGGAAAAGGCGGCACAGCAAAGGCAAAGAAGGATGATTAAGAATAGGGAGAGTGCCGCCAGGTCAAGAGAGCGGAAGCAG GCGTATCAAGTTGAATTGGAGTTAATGGAAATGAAGCTAGAGGAAGAAAATGAGCGGCTACTTATAGAAAAG GAGAAGCTGACAAAGATGCGGCTCAAGCAG CTTATGGAGAATGTGATCCCTACAGTAGAGAAGCAAAAACCACCACGTGTTTTGCGGAGATTTCGCTCCATGCTGTGGTAA
- the LOC140961296 gene encoding G-box-binding factor 4-like isoform X2 — MASSKHMASGKSDLKRKLSACSSTSVAIDLLRNDSTSNAHDNLISLDGFLRNAYGERNQSPDQDRRRSVGEAESFTGTLLNAKITLLDAAGAVSRSSDGEEEPRKLVRKTAEEVWREIVDGKKSGQQPKKEMMTLEDFLVKAAAKEEEEAADTVAVKEEKLSGGIYSYKNSGVVGIGIGVGLDVGGLGSGRGRRSLSLLEPLEKAAQQRQRRMIKNRESAARSRERKQAYQVELELMEMKLEEENERLLIEKLMENVIPTVEKQKPPRVLRRFRSMLW, encoded by the exons ATGGCGTCGTCGAAGCATATGGCTTCTGGGAAATCTGATCTTAAGCGGAAGCTGTCCGCGTGCTCCTCTACTTCTGTTGCTATAGATCTACTTAGAAATGACAGCACCAGCAATGCTCAcgataatttaatttcattggATGGGTTTTTGAGAAATGCATATGGGGAAAGGAATCAGAGCCCTGATCAAGACCGTCGCCGTTCTGTTGGTGAGGCAGAGAGTTTTACTGGTACTCTGTTGAATGCAAAGATCACTCTTTTGGATGCTGCTGGAGCTGTGTCTCGAAGTAGCGATGGAGAAGAGGAACCGCGGAAGTTGGTGAGGAAAACAGCTGAGGAAGTTTGGAGAGAGATCGTGGATGGGAAAAAGAGTGGGCAGCAGCCGAAGAAGGAGATGATGACTTTGGAGGATTTTTTGGTGAAAGCTGCGGCaaaggaggaggaggaggcggCAGATACGGTGGCCGTTAAGGAGGAGAAGTTGAGCGGGGGAATTTATTCTTACAAGAATTCTGGAGTTGTGGGAATAGGTATTGGGGTAGGATTGGATGTTGGGGGGTTGGGAAGCGGAAGAGGGAGACGGAGTCTGAGTTTGTTGGAGCCCTTGGAAAAGGCGGCACAGCAAAGGCAAAGAAGGATGATTAAGAATAGGGAGAGTGCCGCCAGGTCAAGAGAGCGGAAGCAG GCGTATCAAGTTGAATTGGAGTTAATGGAAATGAAGCTAGAGGAAGAAAATGAGCGGCTACTTATAGAAAAG CTTATGGAGAATGTGATCCCTACAGTAGAGAAGCAAAAACCACCACGTGTTTTGCGGAGATTTCGCTCCATGCTGTGGTAA